TTTGCATTTGCATGGGAGTTGTGGTTTGAATCCAACGGAGCCATAAAATATTGCTCGCCCTCGTGTTACGACTTAACCGGTTACTCGGCAAATCAAATTATAGCATCGGCCGGGATTAACGAATTGCTTGTTTTTGATGCCGACAAAGAAAAATACACCAACTTTCTGCAAGCGGCACTCAATCAAACTTTACTTCATCAAACCCTCGAATTTAGAGTGCTTACCCGCACCAAGCAATTGCGCTGGTTTATGATGAATGTGCGTGGTGTTTATGACAAAATAGGCAAGTACCTCGGAATTCGGGCTTCGGTGCTCGATATTACCCGCCTGAAACAAGCCATGGGGCATATTCTGGAGCTTGAAAAAACCAAAGCCTTTGATAGTCGAAATAAAAATCGTTTGCAAACAGAACTCGAGTTGAAAGACCGGGAGTTGGTGTCTTTTCTCTTGCAATTGTCGCAGAAAAACGAGTTGTTAAACAAAGCCGCTGCGCTTCTTCAGCAGGAACACAAAAGTGGTGCAAAGAAAGCGCCCGATACGCTTCGGCAACTAAAAGACCTTTTGCAGGCCAATTCGGTTCAGGCCGTTGATTGGAGTATGGTGGAGAATCAGGTCGATAAAATTCACCCCGGGTTTCTGGAGCGCTTGCAAAAAAAACATCCCTTAATTTCTGTAAACGACAAAAAGTTATGCTCTTACATTCGTTTGGGTTTGTCGAGTAAAGAAATTGCCGGCCTTTTAAACATTACACCAAAAAGTGTTGAGGTTTCGCGTGTTCGCTTACGAAAAAAGCTCGGAATTAATGTAAAAACACGCCTCGTATTCTACCTGGAGCAGCTTTGATATTAAGTTTTGTATTTGTGTTTAGATTTGTATGTAGTGGTTTGAGATGTTTTAATCTATTAAAATACAATTTGTTATAAGATTTGTGTTTTGTTAATGTTGTGTAATGATATGTATATGTTATGTTTTTGTTTGCTAGCGGTTTTGTTTTTTGCTATACCTTTGAATACAAAATCGTCAGATTATGACTCAAAACGCAGAAAGCAATTACAGAAACTTATTGGACGAAGAGATTGGACAGTTGGTGCATCAGGGCTGTTCGTCAACCGATTGGAGCCTGGTTAAGGTGGCACCCGATTTTATACCCGACAGTATTGAAAACAGCAAGTTTACCGGGCGAATTCGTTTAAATGGATTTACCGGCAGCGTAAAACTGGTGGGTGGAATAACCTTTAAAACCGGAATTTACAATGCCTGGTTGCACAATTGCGAGGTGGGTAAAAATGCCCTTATTCACAATGTACGCAGTTATATTGCCAATTATCGCATTGAAGAAAATGTAATTATACATAACATAACAACGCTGGCGGTGGATGGCGAAACCTCGTTTGGTAACGGTGTTAACGTTGAAGCTATTAACGAAGGCGGAGGACGCGAAATTCCTATTTACGATTACCTTTCGGCACACGTGGCTTACATGATGGCTTTATATCGTCACCGCCCGGCGCTCGTGCGCTCGCTTAAAAGTATGGTTGCCAATTATACCGAATATGTTACCGATACCCTTGGTGTTATTGGAGCCGATTCCAGGATTGTGAACTGCAATACCATTCTGAATGTAAAAACTGGTCCGGCTACAACTATTGATGGTGCTAAAAAACTGCAAAATGGAAGTTTGAACAGTAACTACGAAGCGCCGGTACATATTGGCGAAGGCGTTATAATGGACGACTTTATTGTTAGCTCGGGAACGACAATTGCCGACGCCACGCTGGTTTCAAAATGTTTTGTGGGGCAGGGTTGTGTACTCGATAAGCATTATTCGGCTGAAAACTCCCTGTTTTTTGCCAACTGTCAGGGCTTTCATGGCGAAGCTTGCTCTATTTTTGCAGGGCCTTACACCGTTACCCATCACAAATCTACATTGTTAATTGCCGGAATGTTTTCGTTTTTAAATGCGGGTAGCGGTTCCAATCAGAGTAATCATTTGTATAAGCTTGGTCCTATTCACCAGGGAATAATGGAGCGGGGGGCAAAAACCACCAGCGATTCGTATCTGCTGTGGCCATCGCGCATTGGAGCTTTTTCGCTGGTTATGGGGCGACACTACAAACATTGCGATACCACCGATTTTCCTTTCTCGTATTTAATTGAGAGCAAAGATGAAAGTATTTTGGTGCCGGCAATTAATCTAAAAAGTATTGGTACCATTCGCGATACACAAAAGTGGCCCAAGCGCGACAAACGAGCCGATTCAAACCTGCTCGACCTGATTAACTTTAATCTGCTAAGTCCTTATACCATCGATAAAATGATTAAGGGACGCGAGAAATTACTTGCCCTGCGTCAATCATCGGGAAAGAATGCTGCCCACTACAGCTACGAAAAAATGAAAATTGAAAAACGCGCGCTCGACAGGGGGATTCAGCTCTACGAAATGGCCATCTGGAAATTTTTGGGCAACTCGGTTATTACCCGTTTAATAGGAGGGAAGTACAATTCGGCCACCGAAATTAGAGCCGGTTTACAGCCTACTACAAAATTTGGCAAGGGCTATTGGGTCGACCTCTGCGGAATGATTTGTCCTTTTGAGGCGCTCGATCAGTTGCTGGCCTCGGTTGAGGACGGTTCGGTGCAATCGCTCGAGGAGTTGAACTCGGCACTGGCAACCCTACACAAAAATTATTACAATTACGAATGGACCTGGGCAGCAGAAGTGCTGGAGCAGTTTTACGGCAAAAATATCAACGCGTTTGAGGCAGCCGATGTAATTACCATCGTAAAAAAATGGAAAGAAAGCGTATTGGGTATCGACCGCTTTTTATACGAAGATGCACGAAAAGAATTCTCGATGAGTAAAATGACCGGTTTTGGTGTTGACGGTGAAAACAAAGCACGCGAACTGGACTTTGCAGAAGTTCGTGGCGAATTTGAAAGTAATGTTACCGTTAAAGAGATTCGGGAACACATGGAGAAAAAGGAACAGCTCGGCACCCTGATGATTGAACTGATGATGCAGGTTAGGGAGAATAAAAATTCGGTAGAAATTGCAAACTAAAACATTGGGTAGTATGCTTTTGTTGAAAGTAGTTTGCTTCTCGATATAAAAATAAACAGCAGAAAAATATGTGTGGAATTGTTGGATACATTGGCAATAAAGCGGCTTTTCCGATATTAATTAACGGCCTGAAACGATTGGAATACCGGGGTTACGATTCGGCCGGAGTGGCCTTGTTAAATGGTACGCTCGAGTGTTTCCGAAAAAAAGGCAAGGTGGCAGACCTCGAGCAGTTTGTTAGCGAAAAAAACTGCAACGGCACAGTGGGTATTGGTCATACGCGTTGGGCTACACACGGCGAGCCCAGCGATAAAAATGCACATCCGCACACCTCGTTAAACGGCTACTTTTCAATTGTGCATAACGGGATAATCGAAAACTACGCCAAAATAAAAAGCGATTTGGAGGCACATGGCTACACATTTGCCAGCGATACCGACACCGAGGTATTGGCCAATCTTATCGAGTTTTTTTACCGGCAGGACGATACCATGTCGGCCGAGGCAGCTGTTCAGTTGGCGCTTTCTAAAGTGGTAGGAGCCTATGGTATTGCGGTGTTGTGTAAAAACGAAAACAACAAAATTGTGGTGGCGCGCAAAGGCAGTCCCCTGGTGGTTGGTCTGGGTGACGGCGAGTATTTTATTGCCAGCGATGCCTCGCCAATTGTAGAATACACCAGCCAGGTAATTTACCTGAACGACGAAGATATTGCCCTTTTGCAAAAAGACGGCTTCACGCTAAAAAACGTTCAAAATAACCCGGTTTCGCTAAAAATCAGCAATCTCAATCTGGAGATAGGGGCCATGGATAAGGGCGACTACGACTATTTTATGCTAAAAGAAATTTACGAGCAGCCAAAAACCATCGAGGAAACATTTAGAGGACGCTTGCAAAACGATTACTCTGAAATTGTGTTGGGTGGTTTAATGCAGGTGTTTCCGAAAATTGAGAAAGCACAGCGTATTGTAATTATTGGCTGCGGTACCTCGTGGCATGCTGCCTTAATTGCCGAGTACCTGTTTGAAGAGTATGCGCGCGTTTCGGTTGAAGTGGAATATGCCTCGGAGTTTCGTTACCGCAAGCCGGTGCTGTCGCCTGATGATGTGGTGATATTAATTAGCCAGAGTGGTGAAACGGCAGATACCCTGGCAGCTCTGCACCTGGCAAAGGCCGAAGGGGCAACAGTGTTGGGAATTTGTAATGTGGTAGGCTCAAGCCTTGCGCGCGAAACCCATGCCGGGGTGTACACCCATGCCGGGGTAGAAATTGGCGTAGCTTCAACCAAAGCTTTTACCGCGCAGGTAACCGTACTTACCATGATTGCGCTAAAACTGGCCAAACGCAAAGCAACCATTAGCGATACCGACTATAAAATGTTGGTGAAAGAGCTGGCTGCCGTACCAGAAAAAGGCCGTATTATTTTGCAGGAAAATGAAAAAATACGCCAGATAGCCGAAAAATACCACGAAGCCATAAATGCACTTTATCTCGGGCGTGGCTACCTTTTTCCGGTGGCTTTAGAGGGGGCATTAAAATTGAAAGAAATCTCGTACATACACGCCGAAGGGTATGCTGCCGGCGAAATGAAACACGGCCCAATTGCCCTGGTTGATAACAATTTGCCCGTGGTAGTGGTGGCGCCACAAGACGATTATTACGAGAAAGTGGTAAGCAATATTCAGGAGGTGAAAGCCCGTAAAGGAAATGTTATAGCGGTGGTTACCGAGGGCGATACCGGCCTGAAAGCCCTCGCCAACGATGTAATTGAAATACCCAAATCGCACCCGGCCATGGCACCACTACTGGCCGTTATGCCCCTGCAGTTGCTGGCTTACCACATTGCCCTGCTAAAAGGATGTAATGTCGATCAGCCCCGTAATCTGGCAAAAAGTGTAACCGTGGAGTAGGTAAACGTGCCCAGATTTTTGGTGTCGCAATCAAATAATAACGCACTTTTTTGCCCGGTTAACGATGGTATTAGCCCGATGGTCGATAAAATTATCAGCATAAAATCATTTGCGTAACTTTACAAACAGATTAATTGACTTTTAATCCTGTTAAGTAGATGAACGACAAAATAGCAATACCAAAGAAGTTCTATTTTATCCTGTTTGCTTCGGTAATTGCTATTTGTCTGTTCTCGTTTACCATTGGCCGCGAGCTTTATGCCGATAAAACGGAAAGCCTTTTTTCTTTTGGCCTCATTCATTTTTCGGGTTACCTGTTTTTTTTATTAATGCCGGTTGAGCTGGCTTTTATTTACTATCTGCCCCATTATCCGGCAGAAATATTAATTGGTATGGCGCTGGCAACAGCAGTGGTGGCGCAGTTTATCGACTATTGGATAGGCCGCTTAATTCGTCCACCAAAAATAGTTGAAATTATGGGGCGCGAACGGATTGAAAAAGCAGAACGGAAAATAAAACAATACGGAATGCTTACCATCTTTCTTTTTAACCTGTTTCCGCTTTCGTCGCCGGTAATTGCTTTGGCTGCCGGCATGCTGCGTTATAATTTTCGACGATTTTTTGTGGTAAGCATTTTGGGATTGTTAATAAAGTATCTTGTAATTCTCTGGTGTTTTTCTTAATTCTCGACCCGAATAACCTGATGTTCGATTCCGTTTCAAAGAATGTGTCAAATTATGGGAAATGGTGCCTGAAGGAATTTTGTCGTTGTAAATTTAATTTAACTTTGCGCCAGATTTTTAAAAACTAAAAATTTTAATGAGATGAAAGCATTTGTATTCCCTGGTCAGGGAGCTCAATTCCCCGGAATGGGAAAGGATTTATATGAAAATTCTGCTGAAGCAAAAGCATTATTCGAAAAAGCAAACGATATTTTAGGTTTCAACATTACCGATATTATGTTTGAGGGTGAGGTTGAAGACCTGAAGCAAACTAAAGTTACTCAACCCGCCATTTTCTTACATTCGGTTTTACTGGCAAAAACATTAAAAGATTTTGCTCCTGACATGGTTGCCGGTCACTCGTTGGGCGAGTTTTCGGCACTGGTAGCAAACGGAGTATTAAATTTTGAAGATGGCTTAAAGCTGGTTGCCCAGCGTGCCATGGCTATGCAAAAAGCCTGCGAAGTGGAGCCATCAACTATGGCAGCAATTGTTGGGTTGGAAGATGCTGTGGTGGAAGAAGTTTGTGCTTCAATTGATGATGTTGTGGTACCCGCCAATTACAATTGTCCGGGGCAGTTGGTAATATCTGGTTCGGTTGCCGGAATTGATAAAGCTTGCGAGTTGCTAACTGAAAAAGGAGCTAAACGTGCCATTAAGTTGGTAGTTGGCGGTGCTTTTCACTCGCCGTTTATGGAACCTGCCCGCGAAGAGTTGGCAGCTGCTATAGAAGCTACTACATTTAATACACCTACTTGCCCGGTTTATCAGAATGTTGATGCACAGCCGGTTTCTGATCCTGCTGTAATTAAAGAAAACCTGATTGCCCAGTTAACGGCTCCGGTAAAATGGACAAAAATTATGGAAAACATGATTGCCGATGGAGCTACATCGTTTACCGAAGTTGGCCCGGGTAAAGTTTTACAGGGACTGGTAAAAAAAGTAGATCGTAAAATGGAAACCGTAGGTGTTAACAGCTACGAAGGATAAAGCATTATTTACATCCAAATAAAAATCCCGGACTTAACTGGTCCGGGATTTTTTATGGTATCAACTGATTGATTAATTATCCATGTGTTTCTGCAGCATCCGGTATATGGTAGATTTACCGATACCCAGTTTAGATGCCACCAAACGAACATTTTGATTGTATTTGTTTAAAAAGAATTTTACGATTTCGTTGTTGTATTCTTCCAGTGTTTTTTCCTGTGCCAAAAGGTTTTGTACACTTTCATCCACATTCATATTCAGGTGGCTGGGTTTTATTACATCGCGGCTACACATTACGCAGGCCAGTTCCATAATTGCTTTTAGCTCTCGTATATTACCCGGATAGTGGTAGTTTGATAACATTTGTTTGGCTTCAGCTGATATGGTTTTCTGGTCCATTTCGTTTTCGCGGCAAAATTCATCAACAAAAAACTTAGCCAGCAAAATTTTGTCATTTCCGCGCTGGCGCAAGGGCGGAATCTCTATTGGTAAACCCAGTAAACGATAATAAAGGTCTTGTCTGAATTTATCGTCGGCAGATAGGGCTGCCAGGTTTTTGTGAGTTGCCGTAATAATTCGTACATCAAGCGGAATAAGATCGTGCCCACCCAGGCGAACCAACTCGCGCTCTTGCAGCACACGTAATAATTTGGCCTGAAGGTTCAGGTTTAAGTCGGCAATTTCATCCAGGAAAAGCGTCCCACCATTGGCAGCTTCAAACTTTCCTATTTTTTGAAAATCGGCACCTGTAAATGCACCTTTTTCGTGCCCAAAAAGTTCGCTCTCAATTAAACCCTCCGGAATAGCCGATACGTTAACGGCAATAAAAGGCTTGGCACTGCGTCGAGAGTTATAGTGAATTCCTTTGGCCACCAGTTCTTTACCGGTACCTGTTTCTCCTGAGATAGATACCGAAATATTCGTTTGTGTGGCTTTGTTCATTAATTCAAAAACATGCTCAATTTCGCGGCTGTTGCCTTTAATCAGGTTTTTGAAATTGTATTTTTCCTTAACGGCTTCTTTTAAATTGGTATTTTCGGTTTGTAACTGGTCGGTTTTGTA
Above is a genomic segment from uncultured Draconibacterium sp. containing:
- the glmS gene encoding glutamine--fructose-6-phosphate transaminase (isomerizing), with product MCGIVGYIGNKAAFPILINGLKRLEYRGYDSAGVALLNGTLECFRKKGKVADLEQFVSEKNCNGTVGIGHTRWATHGEPSDKNAHPHTSLNGYFSIVHNGIIENYAKIKSDLEAHGYTFASDTDTEVLANLIEFFYRQDDTMSAEAAVQLALSKVVGAYGIAVLCKNENNKIVVARKGSPLVVGLGDGEYFIASDASPIVEYTSQVIYLNDEDIALLQKDGFTLKNVQNNPVSLKISNLNLEIGAMDKGDYDYFMLKEIYEQPKTIEETFRGRLQNDYSEIVLGGLMQVFPKIEKAQRIVIIGCGTSWHAALIAEYLFEEYARVSVEVEYASEFRYRKPVLSPDDVVILISQSGETADTLAALHLAKAEGATVLGICNVVGSSLARETHAGVYTHAGVEIGVASTKAFTAQVTVLTMIALKLAKRKATISDTDYKMLVKELAAVPEKGRIILQENEKIRQIAEKYHEAINALYLGRGYLFPVALEGALKLKEISYIHAEGYAAGEMKHGPIALVDNNLPVVVVAPQDDYYEKVVSNIQEVKARKGNVIAVVTEGDTGLKALANDVIEIPKSHPAMAPLLAVMPLQLLAYHIALLKGCNVDQPRNLAKSVTVE
- a CDS encoding VTT domain-containing protein; amino-acid sequence: MNDKIAIPKKFYFILFASVIAICLFSFTIGRELYADKTESLFSFGLIHFSGYLFFLLMPVELAFIYYLPHYPAEILIGMALATAVVAQFIDYWIGRLIRPPKIVEIMGRERIEKAERKIKQYGMLTIFLFNLFPLSSPVIALAAGMLRYNFRRFFVVSILGLLIKYLVILWCFS
- a CDS encoding DUF4954 family protein, with product MTQNAESNYRNLLDEEIGQLVHQGCSSTDWSLVKVAPDFIPDSIENSKFTGRIRLNGFTGSVKLVGGITFKTGIYNAWLHNCEVGKNALIHNVRSYIANYRIEENVIIHNITTLAVDGETSFGNGVNVEAINEGGGREIPIYDYLSAHVAYMMALYRHRPALVRSLKSMVANYTEYVTDTLGVIGADSRIVNCNTILNVKTGPATTIDGAKKLQNGSLNSNYEAPVHIGEGVIMDDFIVSSGTTIADATLVSKCFVGQGCVLDKHYSAENSLFFANCQGFHGEACSIFAGPYTVTHHKSTLLIAGMFSFLNAGSGSNQSNHLYKLGPIHQGIMERGAKTTSDSYLLWPSRIGAFSLVMGRHYKHCDTTDFPFSYLIESKDESILVPAINLKSIGTIRDTQKWPKRDKRADSNLLDLINFNLLSPYTIDKMIKGREKLLALRQSSGKNAAHYSYEKMKIEKRALDRGIQLYEMAIWKFLGNSVITRLIGGKYNSATEIRAGLQPTTKFGKGYWVDLCGMICPFEALDQLLASVEDGSVQSLEELNSALATLHKNYYNYEWTWAAEVLEQFYGKNINAFEAADVITIVKKWKESVLGIDRFLYEDARKEFSMSKMTGFGVDGENKARELDFAEVRGEFESNVTVKEIREHMEKKEQLGTLMIELMMQVRENKNSVEIAN
- the fabD gene encoding ACP S-malonyltransferase, encoding MKAFVFPGQGAQFPGMGKDLYENSAEAKALFEKANDILGFNITDIMFEGEVEDLKQTKVTQPAIFLHSVLLAKTLKDFAPDMVAGHSLGEFSALVANGVLNFEDGLKLVAQRAMAMQKACEVEPSTMAAIVGLEDAVVEEVCASIDDVVVPANYNCPGQLVISGSVAGIDKACELLTEKGAKRAIKLVVGGAFHSPFMEPAREELAAAIEATTFNTPTCPVYQNVDAQPVSDPAVIKENLIAQLTAPVKWTKIMENMIADGATSFTEVGPGKVLQGLVKKVDRKMETVGVNSYEG
- a CDS encoding sigma-54 dependent transcriptional regulator, whose translation is MANQKLKNQYKVFIVEDNVLYARVLKKQLLDDQLQVKVFHNGTDFINAMGEKPDVVTLDYTLPDMTGKEVLAKIQDKIPNTHVIVISAQDNISTAIELMKNGAYDYIMKAPDTREKLSNIIKNIYKTDQLQTENTNLKEAVKEKYNFKNLIKGNSREIEHVFELMNKATQTNISVSISGETGTGKELVAKGIHYNSRRSAKPFIAVNVSAIPEGLIESELFGHEKGAFTGADFQKIGKFEAANGGTLFLDEIADLNLNLQAKLLRVLQERELVRLGGHDLIPLDVRIITATHKNLAALSADDKFRQDLYYRLLGLPIEIPPLRQRGNDKILLAKFFVDEFCRENEMDQKTISAEAKQMLSNYHYPGNIRELKAIMELACVMCSRDVIKPSHLNMNVDESVQNLLAQEKTLEEYNNEIVKFFLNKYNQNVRLVASKLGIGKSTIYRMLQKHMDN
- a CDS encoding PAS domain S-box protein; protein product: MAGDKDHAKIKRIEALESEVSKLKLELEHLKFQEEQERTKRAFYQQIADFAFAWELWFESNGAIKYCSPSCYDLTGYSANQIIASAGINELLVFDADKEKYTNFLQAALNQTLLHQTLEFRVLTRTKQLRWFMMNVRGVYDKIGKYLGIRASVLDITRLKQAMGHILELEKTKAFDSRNKNRLQTELELKDRELVSFLLQLSQKNELLNKAAALLQQEHKSGAKKAPDTLRQLKDLLQANSVQAVDWSMVENQVDKIHPGFLERLQKKHPLISVNDKKLCSYIRLGLSSKEIAGLLNITPKSVEVSRVRLRKKLGINVKTRLVFYLEQL